The Endozoicomonas sp. 4G DNA segment ATTTAAGGGCGGTGACTCAAACAAACCGGCAGTGATTCAATTTTTCCGTGAAACCATGGAATTGGGTTGGCTGGACCTACCGCCAGAGGATAAGAAATATCCTAACCAGGCTATGCTGCTTCATCAGAGATTGCTGAGTCTGGGAGACATTGATGAACTCAGGGTTGAAGCCAGCTATCGCCTGAAACAGTGGTACCAGACACTTTTGTTCAGGGGAAAAAATAACCGAGAATGGCAGTCGTATTATAAAGGCTTTCGAAAGCAAAATGATGATATCCGTACCTGCATCACTCATAGTCATGGTGGGGTTTCGTCATCTCTCAATGGTAAAGTTGCCGAGACATCTTTACAGCCCTCCTGGACGGACCAACCTGATGGCGTTCCCAATATAGAACGGCTGCTGGTGCGCAATCCTGCCTTTGTGCAGTTAACCGCAAGCAAGGCGAACCACCGTCCGGTGATTCTCCTGAGGTACCCTAACGTTGCCCCTAGTCAGACAAGTCTTGACGATAAAACCGAAGTCCTGTTTCAACAAATAGCTGAGAATAGTCCGGAAATGAACCAGTTATTAGAAAAAATTAACCAATATTCGGCAATCAAAAAACAAGAACGGTTCCAAACTGAGCAAATAATCTTTAAGGCCTTCGACCAGCTGTATGCATTCGATGCATCCGGTGCCTCCTCAAATCAAACAGAAGTGCTGCTGCAATTAAAGGAACAAACTAAGAGGTTCCAAGCCGAAAGCCAATCCGCCAAGAAGTCTATTGAGATGTCAGATGAGGAGCAAACACGTTTGGATGATTTAAGAAACAAATGCGAGCGAGCGATTCTACTGGCCTTCAGTCATTATCTGTATGAATTGACACACTCGCAAGGCGGTGGCTTAACCTATTGTTGGGCTGATGCAAAATCCTGGCAAACCAACTATTTTGGCAATTATGGCGCTCATGATCCCTCTTCGCCAGAAGAGCTGTGTGCCCTGTTGTCTGGTATGACAGGTAGCTCTAATTTATTTGAGGAATCTGTTAGCAATGCAGACTTACGACAGGCACTCGGCGCCAGTAATGCCCTGATACTCACATCCGATGATATAACAGAAATTTTCGAAGAGTTTTTGGGTAGCGTGAATTTGAATTCGATGTCTGAGTCGTTGGGTGCCTAGAACTTTGTTGGGTGTCTAGAACTTTCCTCCTTTCTGAAGGTCATACCATTAAACAATTTCAATGCAGTCCTTCAGATAACAGGAGAGAGATTGACTATGGATGGTAAGGTTGGTGGAAACATAAACGAACCCCTTGTTAAGCGTGACATGCCTGACAGTGATGGTGTGCCAGCCAAGAGTGCACCAGCTAAGAGAGCAAGGCTGGATTTATCACTAAATAGGGATTCAAAGAAAATAAAAGCCTGCTCTCAAGCAGTGTCCAGGCTGAGGATATCGCCACCTTCAGTGACACCCCCTGGCAAACCAAGAACAGTATCCTCAACAGACACCTCGTGCCAAAAGTCATCTCATGCTTTCGATTTCCGTTTTGTCGCCAGTGATGATGAGGTTCGACAGCTTTTAGCGGCCCGCACCTGCGATGAGCATCAGGATGTCACGGTTATTTCCCACCCCGATGACCTCTCACAGGCCAACCTGTTAAGCCGGTTGAGTATTTCCCAAGAGGGTCGCCATACGCTCAGTTCAGGCAAGCTGTTTGAAGGCTCACAGCCATTGACCATGGTGATCGATATCCGCAAGCTCACCGGCGAGGAGCTGCCGAAATTTAACGATCTGCTGGATCCCGATAACCCCTGTTTATACGACAAAGTCAGCCAAGAGAAACGCCCTCTGGGCGAGCATGTTTCACTGTTGGTTTTGGCAGCCCCTGATCAGCTGACATCGGTTGGCCAGCGTGAAGATGCCCCCGGTGCTGATTTCTGGCGGCGCATTAATCGACCGGACAATACCTGGCAGTTTGACGCACAGACCCACAACGCCCCGTCGATGGATACGGATGAGGTTCCACCATTACTGGCTGAACTCCCCCCTGCCGAAAGTGCTATGGACGACGGTAATACCCTTGTTATTGACTGCCACCTGCACAGCAACTGGCGACAATTGCTGCTGGGCAGCCCCGGTGTCGATCAACAGGGGCGAATCCGGCACATTCCCGGCAGGCTTGAATTAGTGAGGGCCGGACAACGGGTGATTCTGAAAGGCGCCGACTGGCAGGACCTGGCCTTTGAACAGACGATTCGCCAGATGCTGGCGCAACACTGCTTTGAAAGCAACGGAAAGCTCTGTCCGTTACCCGACGATGTTCAGTTTTATCAAATGCCGGTGGCGGAGGATGAGCTTCATTCACTGTTTCAAACCCTGTGCCGCGCCAGTGACAAAGGGCCTGATAAAGGGCAAAACCCGATCATCATCAACGAGAGTAATATCAGCCAATGGCTGAACCCGATTGCCATTGCCCCGGAAGGCTATGCAGTTCCTAACACCAGTCTGCTGGAACAAATTCAGGCGGGGGGTGTCGTCACCGTAACCTCTCCCCTCTCTGAGGCGCTCTGGTTTCATTTGCTGGGTTCACTGCAAATTATTCGCGAAACCACCGGTCTGGAGCCCCGACTGCAAGTGGCTTGTTCGCAACAACAGCCCCAAGTCCTGAGATTGGCAGAAAACGATGAACTTCCTTTGTCGGTCAGAAATGACTCTGCCTTTCATGTCTTCACTTATCAGCAACCAGCCCAGGCCAGTTACTGGATCAATCAGCATCAAGCACCTCTGGTTATCCAGATCAACGAACAGACCAGTCTCAATCAGCTATTTGATAATATCTATATCACCTCGGAACAAAAGGCGCATTTTGGACGAAGTCAGAGCAGGTTGCAGACAGCATTAACCGCTGGCGAGCCCGTGGTATTGCAGGGACTGGAAACCAATCCAACGCTTGCACAACTTCTGGAACCTCTGGCGGTGGGTCAACCTTTGCCAGTGAATGGTCAATTACAGGCCTACCCACAAGCCCAGGTGACAATACTCTGGCCTGAATCCGGAAAAAGCACCTCGCCAGTGTGGCGTTCGATAGTCGCCAAAGGTAACCCGTGTCCCGAGATTGATCTCTGGGATATCAGTGGCGACAAGCATGATATCCCCCGGACTGAACTGCCAGAACAGGCAGTTAATAAACTTTACCAGGCGTTTAAAACCGTACCTACCCACCTTTGTAACCCCTTGCCTGAACTGACCGAAGGGTTGTTGAATAACCTGGTACTGACTGCCCTGCGGGCACAGCAGGTTGACCAGTCCCCGCAACTTTTACCCCGCCACTGGCGCAAGGCCATCAATAGCGTGTTTATCCATGGCACCCGACAAAATCCGTCGGTGCATGATTTTATGAAAATGGCTTGTTGGCAGTTACTGCCGGATGCTTATGAAAAGCCAGATCAACCCCCTTCGGTAGACCAGGATCGTTTAACGGCCACCATCAACAGCTTCCCGCGATGGGACAGAAAGTGTGTGAAGAAGCACCTGTGGCCACTGGCCAGAGCCTTTGACCCGGCGTTCTTTAACGGAAAACTACAACTGTCCTATAAAAACCCATTGCTACCGTGGAATGAAGACGAAATTCTGGACAGGCTCTGTGCCATGATCGTGGCCCACAGCCCTGAAGCACAACGACAGGCAATGGCCTCTCAGCTGGGAGTCGATCCGGCGGCAACAGAGTTCTGTCAATCCTTAGCCATCAGGCCAGTCAGGCAGGTTAAGCGTTTGCAGGATGCATTAGCTTCTGGCTGGCAGTTAGCTTCGCCATTGGGGCAGATCCGATACGATGCCCTTCACACGCTGGCCAGCGATTGTTTTTACATCGCCAGAACAGCGAATTCTCAAACAGAAGGCATTGAACGTATAAAACATCGACTGTCTGAATCACTGGTATGGACGGGTTCCGCTGATGAGCCTTTGTCAGCACTGGCTCACGATCTTTATCACGGTGAAATAAGCCAGCAGGATCGTGAAAGCCGTCGGTTATCCCGACTCCATGACCGGCTTGCAGACTCTCCCGTTATCTTCCTGCAAGGGGAAACCGGCACCGGGAAGAGTTACTTCTCTGCCAAAATGGCAAGGGCTTCAGGATTGGCTGCGGTCATTTCACTCGGACCTTCTGACAGCGAACAAACCCTGATGAAACGCTGGCAATGGAAGCAGCAGGCCGATGGTGACCGCTCTATGGAGCAGCAAGACCGAATGCTGATGAAATGGGCCAACACTTCACACGACAAAGATGGAGAATTCGTCACACTGGTGCTGGATGAAGCCAACCTGGCTCAAACCGGCTTGCTGGCGTCTTTGAATGGTTTATGGGAACCGGAACCCTGCATCTATGTGGATGGCCATCCTGTCCCGATCAGCAAAAAACATCGGGTGATTCTTACCGGTAACCCGGATCATTACGCCGGACGCCAGCTGGATCCCACCCTGAAAGAGAAACTGCCCAGGGCTTACTACCCACGGTTAGATCAGGCATTCCTCAGGGACATGGTTGTGACACCGGCTCTGGTCAATCAGTTACAACAATTACAACAACGTCAGCTGCCGGAGTCTCAACTAGGAGAGCCGCAAATAAACGACATTGCCCGCAGTGCCACCAACAGTGTGATGACACTCTGGCAACATTATCAGGAACTGTTACCCGAACATGAGTTTACCCCAAGGGATTTAACGGATATCTGCAGTTGGGTGGGTTGGTACCTGGATCGTTCGTTATCCCCCGGTGACAAGGTGACCTGCGGGCAAATGGACGGTTTGATCCAACAAAGTTTTCAGGATCTGCTGGGACCCGAAGTCAGCGAGTTTCATCAGGATGCCCTGTCCGCACTGAATATCTGGTTTGCTGTCCGTTATGAGCCAGACAACACCCTGAGAGACAAAGTGCATAACCATGCCCTGCCCGCTATTCAGGAGACCTTCAGAGCAGTCACCAAAGGCAACCGGCCTGACTTTGATACCTCCGGCTCAGCCGTCTGTGAGCTGGCGCAAAGGATTGGGCAGGATTTAAGCCGTGCCCAGCAGGCTTATCATCACGATACAAAACACGGCGGACGACAGGCGACACTGATTGAAGGCCCCGCCGGACGAGGTAAGGATGTCACGCTGGACCTGATGATTAAAAGTATCAGACAGGAGGCTGATGAACGGCAGGAATCCATGCCGAAAGTCTTTTACCTGAATGCCTGTGATTGCTCCTGGGACGAAGTGTGTAAAACAATCCAGAAGGCAAAAACCAAAGGCGGCATCGTCGTCATTTCAGAACTGAACCTGATCAACAGCCAGCATCTGGAAGGTGAGTTAAACAATAGTCTGGCCGGTGATGCCCATCCGGGTTTTCACCTGTTTGCCACCATCAACCCACCGGAATACAGCGGGCGAAAACCCTTGTCACCAGCACTGAAAGGGCGTTTTCGACATTTGCCCATCCGCCAGTACAACCCGACAGAGTTGCAGGCCATTGCTGAAAAAGTGTTGGCCAAGACCCCGAATGGGAAAAGCCTGGCTGAACAGCTGACCCGGCTGCATTGTGAATTGAGGGCTGACCTGGAACGGAAAAAACTGCCGTTACTGCCCACCAGCCTTGATTTACAAAATGTCGCCAGGGCGGTTATCAATGGCGAAGAAAGCCTTCATCAATGTTTCAATCAGCACTATCGGCTCTATCTGATGGCCGCCGAAACATCACTGGAGAAACTGCTCGATTCATCGACTCCTGCCATAAATAGAGGAGCCTTTGATCCTGAACTGTGCCATTGGTTGAACCAAACAGTATCCGGCATGGATCGTCCCTGGTCGATACGACGCAGCCATTTCGACAGTATTGATGAAAAAAACCATGAAATTCGTGTTAAGGATCGTCCGGATCAGGAGGAAGCCAAGGCGGAAATCATCAAAAGAGTAGCTCAGAGCCAATGGCAGGCATCCGGTCTTGCCCTGGAGCCAGATAAGTCGAACCATATTCTCACCCAAACACTATACCGACGCTGGCAACAACGCTGGTTTACTCAAGTGTTTGGCCGTCCGGAAGTGGAAGCTAATAGTGTATTTCCCCTGACGAAAGAACAGGAACAAACGCTGAGAATGTCGGCTTACCAGCCTTATCTTAAGGAGGCTGATAAGCAGATACAGGCGTGGAACGCCCATGACGTTCAACGCGGGCAAGCGTTTTGGCATCAGATCAGTAGTCAGCTGCCCCATAAGGCTGGCGATTCTGGACAATACAGCCCTCAAGCACAATGGCGTGGAGGTTCGATATTAGATCGGTGCATAAACTATAAAGATCAGAAGCGACATTGTTTCGACTATAAGATTTTTAATACCGAGAAACCTCCGTCCTTGATGTATCGCCGCAGGGCAATGGATACTTATGTGACTGCTGAGGGCGATATCTGGGAGATCAATCTTGATTATGAACAGATTCGCAACGGCAAAGTCCTTACGCCTGACCGGTTGCCGGGGCCTGACCAGGAGTTGACATTAGCCAGCAACCAAACACTGGCGAACCTTTCTATATCATCAAAAAATGGTCGATATGAATTACCCAGCCTGACCCCTGATGACTACATTGTTGCCCTGCGCATAGAGACTGGTTTAGAAGAGACTGGTTTAGAAGAGACTGGTTTAGAAGACACTGGTTTAGAAGACACTGGTTTAGAAGACACTGGTTTACAATATACCCTGGTCAGGGATCAAGATACCGGACTTCACACACTGCTTATTCCGGGGGCCAAAGCCGACCTGGGCATTCAAGTCACTTATATCGTAGAACCGGGGGGACCGGACAAAAAGACGCCCTCTGAAGCCCGACCCCAACCATCCACACGTTTTGGAAGCCGCTGTTCAGAAGGCACAAAAAATGTACTGGAGAAACTGCTCAGAACGATTGAAGAGCAACCCTCCGAAATACAGGAACCTTTGCAGGCCATACTGGACGCCGAAGACACGACGCAACGAATTCAGGCAATCAAGGACTATTGCGAAGCGTTTTCTGATGGGACTGAACCGGAGGATGGTGAAAATCTCTTTCACTTCCTGGTCACACAGCGGCAGGGTGGCTGCCGTCATCGTGTGCCTGTTTTTGTCGCTTTTTGTCAATATTTCGGGATTCCATCTCGGAAAATGTATAGCTTTACCCACAGTTTTGCCGAGTATTCCAAAGATGGCGGCCAAACCTGGGAATCGGTGGATTTGGGAGGGCTCGATGCGCAGACAACAGAGGTCCTGTCTACCTTCCAGCCCATCAAGAAGAAAAGGGAGTCCAGCACTGTGTTGAAGAAAACCAGTGGTATCTTGAAAGACCTCCTGCAAAGTGCTGATTCGGCACAGCAACAAGCTCTGGCTGAAGCCTGTGGTATGAGTCTGGTGAGGCTGAAGAACGTGCTTGATACCAACAGCGCATCGGCAACAGAGAATCTAAGTATCTCGAGTGTCATGAGAAATCTTTGGAAGAGAAAAGATTTTATCGGTTTTTCCATGGGCATCTCAATAATGGAGTCGCTGGGGCAAGAATCACCGAGCTATCTCAAGGAGGCATCTGAACCGATCTCCCAAGCCATCAAACATATATTGTCTGACAGTGATGAAGCACAGGTCATTGAACGACTCAAGTCACTCCATTCAAAAATGATGGGTCAGGT contains these protein-coding regions:
- a CDS encoding AAA family ATPase translates to MDGKVGGNINEPLVKRDMPDSDGVPAKSAPAKRARLDLSLNRDSKKIKACSQAVSRLRISPPSVTPPGKPRTVSSTDTSCQKSSHAFDFRFVASDDEVRQLLAARTCDEHQDVTVISHPDDLSQANLLSRLSISQEGRHTLSSGKLFEGSQPLTMVIDIRKLTGEELPKFNDLLDPDNPCLYDKVSQEKRPLGEHVSLLVLAAPDQLTSVGQREDAPGADFWRRINRPDNTWQFDAQTHNAPSMDTDEVPPLLAELPPAESAMDDGNTLVIDCHLHSNWRQLLLGSPGVDQQGRIRHIPGRLELVRAGQRVILKGADWQDLAFEQTIRQMLAQHCFESNGKLCPLPDDVQFYQMPVAEDELHSLFQTLCRASDKGPDKGQNPIIINESNISQWLNPIAIAPEGYAVPNTSLLEQIQAGGVVTVTSPLSEALWFHLLGSLQIIRETTGLEPRLQVACSQQQPQVLRLAENDELPLSVRNDSAFHVFTYQQPAQASYWINQHQAPLVIQINEQTSLNQLFDNIYITSEQKAHFGRSQSRLQTALTAGEPVVLQGLETNPTLAQLLEPLAVGQPLPVNGQLQAYPQAQVTILWPESGKSTSPVWRSIVAKGNPCPEIDLWDISGDKHDIPRTELPEQAVNKLYQAFKTVPTHLCNPLPELTEGLLNNLVLTALRAQQVDQSPQLLPRHWRKAINSVFIHGTRQNPSVHDFMKMACWQLLPDAYEKPDQPPSVDQDRLTATINSFPRWDRKCVKKHLWPLARAFDPAFFNGKLQLSYKNPLLPWNEDEILDRLCAMIVAHSPEAQRQAMASQLGVDPAATEFCQSLAIRPVRQVKRLQDALASGWQLASPLGQIRYDALHTLASDCFYIARTANSQTEGIERIKHRLSESLVWTGSADEPLSALAHDLYHGEISQQDRESRRLSRLHDRLADSPVIFLQGETGTGKSYFSAKMARASGLAAVISLGPSDSEQTLMKRWQWKQQADGDRSMEQQDRMLMKWANTSHDKDGEFVTLVLDEANLAQTGLLASLNGLWEPEPCIYVDGHPVPISKKHRVILTGNPDHYAGRQLDPTLKEKLPRAYYPRLDQAFLRDMVVTPALVNQLQQLQQRQLPESQLGEPQINDIARSATNSVMTLWQHYQELLPEHEFTPRDLTDICSWVGWYLDRSLSPGDKVTCGQMDGLIQQSFQDLLGPEVSEFHQDALSALNIWFAVRYEPDNTLRDKVHNHALPAIQETFRAVTKGNRPDFDTSGSAVCELAQRIGQDLSRAQQAYHHDTKHGGRQATLIEGPAGRGKDVTLDLMIKSIRQEADERQESMPKVFYLNACDCSWDEVCKTIQKAKTKGGIVVISELNLINSQHLEGELNNSLAGDAHPGFHLFATINPPEYSGRKPLSPALKGRFRHLPIRQYNPTELQAIAEKVLAKTPNGKSLAEQLTRLHCELRADLERKKLPLLPTSLDLQNVARAVINGEESLHQCFNQHYRLYLMAAETSLEKLLDSSTPAINRGAFDPELCHWLNQTVSGMDRPWSIRRSHFDSIDEKNHEIRVKDRPDQEEAKAEIIKRVAQSQWQASGLALEPDKSNHILTQTLYRRWQQRWFTQVFGRPEVEANSVFPLTKEQEQTLRMSAYQPYLKEADKQIQAWNAHDVQRGQAFWHQISSQLPHKAGDSGQYSPQAQWRGGSILDRCINYKDQKRHCFDYKIFNTEKPPSLMYRRRAMDTYVTAEGDIWEINLDYEQIRNGKVLTPDRLPGPDQELTLASNQTLANLSISSKNGRYELPSLTPDDYIVALRIETGLEETGLEETGLEDTGLEDTGLEDTGLQYTLVRDQDTGLHTLLIPGAKADLGIQVTYIVEPGGPDKKTPSEARPQPSTRFGSRCSEGTKNVLEKLLRTIEEQPSEIQEPLQAILDAEDTTQRIQAIKDYCEAFSDGTEPEDGENLFHFLVTQRQGGCRHRVPVFVAFCQYFGIPSRKMYSFTHSFAEYSKDGGQTWESVDLGGLDAQTTEVLSTFQPIKKKRESSTVLKKTSGILKDLLQSADSAQQQALAEACGMSLVRLKNVLDTNSASATENLSISSVMRNLWKRKDFIGFSMGISIMESLGQESPSYLKEASEPISQAIKHILSDSDEAQVIERLKSLHSKMMGQVGASPQQWLSLVMEILKQILFMDDGSTNPAVIQFVREAMELGWLDPLPGDKKYSQQAMPILMILLRLEGIDELRIEATHRLKQWYQTLLSRENSNQAWQSFYKRFRKWNDDIHTCITHGHGGVSSSLKIKIAETSLQSSWTDQPEGVPNIERLLVRDPAFEQFVAGKANHRPVIPLGIPDWSKTSLDEKTEALFQQTVENSPELKQLLEKINQYSAIKKQQELQREQIRCLNMERMLLILTNGDSSAQDEALPRMMEQMDRLNAESQSAMTAIEMSQKEQTLVDDLKNKCQRAIQLAFGHYLYELTHSKGGGLTYCWGDALFWGKNESGNYGVHDPSSPEELYGLLTTTNSSHFFQDSVRNADLRQVLGVGNALILTSGEITEIFEEFLGSVNLNSICESLGV